The Fretibacterium sp. OH1220_COT-178 genomic interval GTATGTGCTAAGGTTCCCTTGTCCACTTTTCCCTCCTGTATCGTGATGCGGATCGGCGTCCTCTCACTTTACTTGAGGGAAAATACTTCTCATAGCTATAAGCTACCTGAACCCCCGGCCGAGCCGGGGATTTTCAAAACACAAAAAAGGGTTCGGGAGAAAATTTCCCGAACCCCTCGTATTCCTGGAGCGGAAGACGGGATTTGAACCCGCGACCCCAACCTTGGCAAGGTTGTGCTCTACCCCTGAGCTACTTCCGCGTCGTCGCTTACCTGGTGGCGGGACCCAGAATCGAACTGGGGACACGCGGATTTTCAGTCCGCTGCTCTACCATCTGAGCTATCCCGCCCTAAGCGGTATGTTAATTATTGAAAATGGCGGGGCCGACGAGACTCGAACTCGCGACCTTCGGCGTGACAGGCCGACACTCTAACCGACTGAGCTACGACCCCGCTTTTTCAATGGTGGGCGAAACAGGGTTCGAACCTGTGACCCCCTGCGTGTAAGGCAGGTGTTCTACCGCTGAACTATCCGCCCCAAAGCACAGGAGAGAGTATAGCGGCCTCTCTCGATTCTGTCAACACGTCGCCTGAAAAAATTTTTCAGCGTTCGTTCACGACGCCCACCCAATCATTACCGTTCTTGCGGAGATGAACGATCCGAGGGATATCCGTCTTATACTCCTTGTCCCTAGGGACGTAGACGGTCAAATCTCCCATTTTGACGACGTCCCAGGAGGCCGTACCATCCGGAACTCCGCCCTTCACGAGGGCCAAATCAATCCCCTTGGGTCAGGTGTAGTAGACATCCGTCACCCAGACATCACTCCAGCCCTGACTAAGCAGATACCCACGAGCCGCAGCGCTTATATCGACGCTGACCACCGCTGCAACAAATGTACAAAGGGGTAAAAGAGCTTTCATCAGGCGCCGACACGGCAAGACATCACAACCCCCGACTCCGCCTCCAGCTCCAGGGTGACGATTCGCTTCATGTATCGCTGCAAAAACGCCGTTTTTTCCAACGTTTGTCCGCGCTCATCCATAAAGCGACACCCCGGATCCAAAGGCCCCGACGCCACTTTACCATTGACATTGAGGGTGACAATTTCTCCCTGCTCCCCGGCCTCCACCTGCTCCAGGATTCCTGTCACCTCAAGAAGTTCCATCTGAGCCACGGCATGGGCACAAGATGAAAAGACCAACCCAATGACTAAGCCCACTAAGAGGAAACACCATTTTTTGTTCTCTGAGAGATAAGCTTTCATCTCAGCCTCACCTTTCGTCATTTTTATTTACGCCAGTCTCTGAGACTTTCGGTTTCAAAATCCCGCCAGTAGTCAAGATAAGGCTGCCCATCTTTCAAAGGGAGGTCCTCTCCCGGGGCTACATTCAAGGACAGAATGTTGCTATCGGGACGGCGCAGCGCGCTATTATCGTCCAAAGCCTTCTCTATAGCTCCCGTGGCCTTTTCCTCTACTGAAAAAAGAAGTCTGCCACGCACTCCGGTCATACCTGTAATTTTAATATCCTTCAGCATCAATCGCTTTAAAACTGCCCTCCCAGTCTCTACATCCAAAAAGTAAAGCTGGGCATCTCCACTATCGGAAGAATCACAAAACTCCGGATCTACTTTCGTAGGAGTAAATGTTGCAACAATAAGTTTTCCAGCGTAGAAATAAGGCGAAGTCGTGGCGTATTCCGCATCACTGCTCACAGCCGGGGCTTTGAGACGTAAATACCAACCTTTTTGATCGGGTGAGAGCATGCCAGGATCCGACCAGACCGTATTAATATCCTCACTGGTCAAGGGAACAAGATCTTTTGTGGTCTCCCCCCCATTCAAACGCTCAAGACGCAAGCAAAAAATAAACTGCTGATCGTTGTGCACTCTTCTATTAATGTCAGTTCCAGATCCGGGGGCCCACACATCAGAGGTGGCTCCAACCAAGGCTGTTTGCTTAGTTATTTTTCTTTGAAGCCACAAGATAGCCTTTGGAATTGCAACCGACTTTCCTTCCGCCACGCCGTCTCCAGCAACCGTAGTCAGGCGGAATAAACTTTTCAGACGCCAATTTTCAACCTTTTTCTCTTTGACGTCACAACTTAAGACATTGCCCTCGCTGTCCCCGGTAAAAAATTCAAGCAAGATGTCGCTTTTCTTATCCTTAACCAGGGTCAGCGGAGCCAAAGCCATGCCCAAGGGCGCATTGGACAAATGCCGAGAAAAAGCCCTGTCATCAAGTTTTCTTAAAATCTCGCCGTTCTCGGGATTTAAAACGAACAAGGCCTTTCCCTGAGAATCCTTGCCTAAGTGATACCCCAAGCCTCCGGGAAGAATGCCGACAACTCTTTTTCCCACATCCTCCGACACCTCAGCAAGGCTTACGGCTTGGATCGTCAACCCCAAGTCGCTATAGTCGTACTTACGCTTTTCACCAGCCGCGGCATTTCCCCACCGGCGTACTCCATTGATAAGAATATCCTCCGACACCTCGTAGCGGGCGTTTTCAATTGCCCAGAGGAAACCAGGAGCCGAGGAGGGGCTCACCCCTGTAATATCCATGGCATACAGCCCGTTCCCTCCCAGCCCCAACGTTCCCATCAGAACACGGCGCCCGCCTTTGCTCATTTCCTTATTCGTCAAAAGTCCGTCCAGAAGGACCACTGGCATGGATCGCCGAGAGTCTTCGACGTCGCCATCACCATCGTACCAGCTTCCAATGTCGTCATACTTCATTGTTTTGATGCGCCCCTGAAAGACATTAGGAGGCATAAAACCCCAAATCTCATTTCCTGTAGCCACGTCAATTGCGTGCAGCACCCCGCGGTTGGTTTGAAGATAAACATCGCCACTTCCCACAGGACGGGAAACGGTCATGAAATTCGAGTGCTGCATATCACCAAGGGGTGAGGGGCCGTCCGGAATTCCTCCCGCATCATAAAGCCAAAGACGAAATGCATCTTCATTGACGGGGGCCCCAGTTAAAGCTTTGAAGTTGGTCAGAGCCTTCAGTTCTTTTACGGACAAGGAGGGGCTTCCCTCTGCCCCCTCGGAAGCATAAAGGGGACGGCTCTGCCCCTTTATCCGCATTTTTTCCTCGGCCTCCCATAGGGGCAGGATTTTGACCCCTCCTGCGACGCCAGCCTCCTCCGTAACGGCCAAGGTCTTGCACATAAAGGTCGAATGCCACTGATCAAAAAGCTTTGGAGTGTAACTGGAACTGAAAATAAGCCCTTTTTCCCCAGCCTCCTGGTCCAGCTGAACCAATGGAGCTCCAGAAGGTCCTGCAGAGGCTTTGGCATCCGCATTAATCTTATTGAGAACTTCAAGCAACGTTTTGACCAGACCGGGAACATCGTTGGCAAAAAGGGCTTTTTGATCGTCATCCTTGACCCATTGCTTATTCACCTTCTTGGGTTGGCCATGGGCCGCAATGGAGTTCAACGATTTGCGCAGAGCGACAGAGTTCTGATCCTCAGCATTGGGATCGGCAAATCCTACCACCATTGTACGGATGCCCTTGTTCATAGCATATTTGCGCTCGACCCATTTTTTATTTTGTTTGTCCCAGGAACGCCCTGTGAGAGGATGGCCCTCTCCCTGGGTATTTTTATAAAGTTCCAATGCGGCAGCGGGAGCCTTGCGTACAGGCTGCCCATCCAGCTCCCCCTTCGGTTCGTCATTGCCCGCCGTAAAGATGACGAGCCAATTGCTCTGACAGCTTCCTACAACGGGGAAATAACCCGCTTTTTCATGACTGAACTGCAAACCATTTTTTAAGTCTACGTCGGTTGACGTAGGGGCAAAAAAATCGATAGCACTGCCGACAGCTTGCCCGCCAGTAACGACAACCTTATCACCCCATGCCGTATCCGTATCGACCTGATATTGGTCCAGCGAGATGTAACTATTGGTAGCATAAAGAACTGAATTGGGGGCGTAAAGAATCAATGCCTGATTCTTGGAATCTTTCCTCGGCAAATGATAGTCCCGCGCATATATGGAGGTGGAAAGAGGAGTCTGCCCATCGGCAAACAGTTCCGGGTTCGAAACCTTCGCACCACTCGCCGTTTCAACCCCATCAATATATTTCCGGAAACGTTCCAGATTGGGCTGCGGTTCGTATTCGTGCGGCTTTTCTTCTTTGTAAAGACGCCCGAAGGGAACCTTCAAGACCGCACGGTTCACCTGGTTCCACTTTCCAGCGTTTTTCCCAGTCTCGTCTGGCTTAGCCTCGTAGTAGTTCCGAAGTATCCCGCAGTATGCTCGCTGCGCCTGACCGTAGTTCTGATGAGTTTTCCCGACACTCCAATCCGGAGCACTGCCGTATTTAAAAACATTGGTCCGACCAAAAGGGGCATAGCGATAAAAGTCAGCAAGAAAATCAGCCGTCCCGTAATTGTCCTCCTGATAGCTCGTCGCCATCCCAATATTCATCCCAGCAAGCAGCGCCGCGTTCTCCTCGCTGGTCAGCCGCCAGAGCACCAGCTTCATCATGTACATACGGCTGTCGTTGGGCACCAAATCGTCATAATTGGGATGGAGCGTCTGAGGAGGATAAGGAGATCCCGGATAATGCGGATAACCACCGATTTTGCTCCCCACGCTGACGCCAGAGGGCAGTGTTCCGTGATATTTC includes:
- a CDS encoding PilC/PilY family type IV pilus protein; amino-acid sequence: MGFFSVFFRDQSLSPRKKCCLCLWMMLFIGWGSGAQAAVSPKTFLKADYSVIAPVRVPPPNVLFLLDTGSPMVFSPKGIMPLSDDGRTDAQRAELLRECTYGSGARPYNEISDINYSRYGRDVDSTNNEIGSADCYYSSDPKKPYLLTFKDEKYHGTLPSGVSVGSKIGGYPHYPGSPYPPQTLHPNYDDLVPNDSRMYMMKLVLWRLTSEENAALLAGMNIGMATSYQEDNYGTADFLADFYRYAPFGRTNVFKYGSAPDWSVGKTHQNYGQAQRAYCGILRNYYEAKPDETGKNAGKWNQVNRAVLKVPFGRLYKEEKPHEYEPQPNLERFRKYIDGVETASGAKVSNPELFADGQTPLSTSIYARDYHLPRKDSKNQALILYAPNSVLYATNSYISLDQYQVDTDTAWGDKVVVTGGQAVGSAIDFFAPTSTDVDLKNGLQFSHEKAGYFPVVGSCQSNWLVIFTAGNDEPKGELDGQPVRKAPAAALELYKNTQGEGHPLTGRSWDKQNKKWVERKYAMNKGIRTMVVGFADPNAEDQNSVALRKSLNSIAAHGQPKKVNKQWVKDDDQKALFANDVPGLVKTLLEVLNKINADAKASAGPSGAPLVQLDQEAGEKGLIFSSSYTPKLFDQWHSTFMCKTLAVTEEAGVAGGVKILPLWEAEEKMRIKGQSRPLYASEGAEGSPSLSVKELKALTNFKALTGAPVNEDAFRLWLYDAGGIPDGPSPLGDMQHSNFMTVSRPVGSGDVYLQTNRGVLHAIDVATGNEIWGFMPPNVFQGRIKTMKYDDIGSWYDGDGDVEDSRRSMPVVLLDGLLTNKEMSKGGRRVLMGTLGLGGNGLYAMDITGVSPSSAPGFLWAIENARYEVSEDILINGVRRWGNAAAGEKRKYDYSDLGLTIQAVSLAEVSEDVGKRVVGILPGGLGYHLGKDSQGKALFVLNPENGEILRKLDDRAFSRHLSNAPLGMALAPLTLVKDKKSDILLEFFTGDSEGNVLSCDVKEKKVENWRLKSLFRLTTVAGDGVAEGKSVAIPKAILWLQRKITKQTALVGATSDVWAPGSGTDINRRVHNDQQFIFCLRLERLNGGETTKDLVPLTSEDINTVWSDPGMLSPDQKGWYLRLKAPAVSSDAEYATTSPYFYAGKLIVATFTPTKVDPEFCDSSDSGDAQLYFLDVETGRAVLKRLMLKDIKITGMTGVRGRLLFSVEEKATGAIEKALDDNSALRRPDSNILSLNVAPGEDLPLKDGQPYLDYWRDFETESLRDWRK